From Solanum lycopersicum chromosome 8, SLM_r2.1, the proteins below share one genomic window:
- the LOC101260957 gene encoding probable 1-deoxy-D-xylulose-5-phosphate synthase, chloroplastic — MVAVTAQYPFGICPQFHGNSRLLSPETDFSALNFPYTLGYSKLSLHPKGHVAEIHSLPHAGDFTGENEPTPILDAIESPMNLKNLSTKELKQLANEIRSELAFIIAKSQKPSSSSLTVVELTVAIHHVFNAPVDKILWDVAEQTYAHKLLTGRRQIMQALEKTNGWPVAAPDFEGGFDPFGVGHGCNSVSAGLGMAIARDLKGKRDRVVAVINNETIMAGQVYEAMRNSGYLDSNMIVILNDSRHSLHPKVEETSKTPINAFSSTLSKLQSSKLFRRFRELAKALTKKIGKGMYEWAAKVDEYARGMIGPPGSTLFEELGLYYIGPVDGHNIEDLVCVLNEVASLDSMGPVLVHVITKEELEVGDNQMNAVANKIMEGVSISDTIPYGNRTYSDCFVEALISEAERHKDIVAVHAGMGMEPSLHLLKDVFAEKFFDVGMAEQHAVTFAAGLACGGLKPFCIIPSAFLQRAYDQVVHDVDRQKVPVRFIITSAGLVGSDGPIHCGTFDIAFMSCLPNMIVMAPSDEVELSHMVATAALIDDRPVCFRYPRGALSVMEHSFSGIPIEVGRGRILTEGKDVALLGYGSMVQNCLRAQSLLSKLGVEVTVADARFCKPLDIQLLRQLCKNHSFLVTVEEGSIGGFASHVAQFLSLDGQLDAGIKWRPITLPDNYIEQASPKEQLAVAGLTGNHIAATALSLLGRTREALLLMC; from the exons ATGGTTGCTGTTACTGCTCAGTACCCATTTGGTATCTGCCCTCAGTTCCATGGGAATTCAAGGTTACTTTCCCCGGAAACGGACTTCTCTGCTCTCAATTTTCCTTACACACTGGGATATTCAAAATTGAGTCTTCACCCCAAg GGTCATGTTGCTGAAATACATTCTTTGCCACATGCTGGTGATTTCACTGGTGAAAATGAGCCAACACCAATTCTTGATGCAATTGAAAGTCCCATGAACCTAAAGAATTTATCAACCAAG GAACTGAAACAACTAGCTAATGAAATTCGATCAGAATTAGCTTTTATCATTGCAAAATCTCAAAAACCTTCAAGTTCAAGTCTGACTGTTGTGGAGCTAACTGTTGCTATTCACCATGTATTTAATGCCCCTGTGGACAAAATATTGTGGGATGTCGCTGAACAA ACATATGCACATAAACTTCTCACTGGAAGGAGGCAGATTATGCAAGCACTTGAAAAAACAAATGGCTGGCCTGTGGCAGCGCCAGATTTTGAAGGCGGATTCGACCCCTTCGGAGTTGGGCATGGATGCAACAGCGTATCTGCTGGACTCG GAATGGCCATTGCCCGAGATTTGAAGGGGAAGCGTGATCGTGTAGTGGCAGTGATCAACAATGAAACGATTATGGCTGGCCAAGTTTATGAGGCAATGCGCAATTCAGGCTATTTGGACTCAAATATGATTGTGATATTAAATGATAGTCGGCATTCTTTGCACCCAAAGGTTGAGGAGACCTCTAAAACACCTATTAATGCTTTCTCAAGTACTCTCAGCAAACTTCAGTCAAGTAAACTTTTCCGGAGGTTTAGAGAACTTGCTAAG GCATTAACTAAGAAAATTGGGAAAGGCATGTATGAATGGGCAGCCAAGGTTGATGAGTATGCACGTGGTATGATTGGCCCACCAGGATCAACCCTCTTTGAAGAGCTTGGTCTTTACTACATTGGCCCTGTTGATGGACACAATATTGAAGATCTAGTATGTGTTCTGAATGAAGTGGCATCGTTAGATTCAATGGGTCCTGTTTTAGTTCATGTTATAACCAAGGAAGAACTGGAAGTAGGAGACAATCAAATGAATGCAGTTGCAAATAAAATAATGGAAG GTGTATCTATCTCAGACACTATACCTTATGGCAATCGAACATATAGTGATTGCTTTGTGGAGGCCTTGATATCAGAGGCAGAGAGACACAAAGATATTGTAGCTGTTCATGCAGGCATGGGAATGGAGCCTTCACTTCACCTTCTGAAGGATGTCTTTGCAGAGAAGTTTTTTGATGTTGGGATGGCCGAACAACATGCGGTAACATTTGCAGCTGGGTTGGCATGTGGAGGGCTGAAGCCATTCTGCATAATTCCTTCAGCTTTCCTCCAAAGAGCCTATGATCag GTCGTCCATGATGTAGATCGTCAGAAGGTTCCCGTGCGTTTCATCATTACAAGTGCTGGATTAGTAGGATCTGATGGTCCTATACATTGTGGGACATTTGATATAGCATTTATGTCCTGTTTGCCAAACATGATCGTAATGGCTCCTTCTGATGAAGTTGAGCTTTCTCATATGGTTGCAACTGCTGCCCTTATTGATGACAGGCCAGTTTGCTTCCGCTACCCTCGGGGTGCTCTTTCAGTGATGGAACACTCATTTAGTGGAATTCCCATTGAG GTTGGCAGAGGGAGAATACTTACAGAGGGTAAAGATGTTGCTTTACTTGGCTATGGATCCATGGTACAAAATTGTCTGAGAGCTCAATCGCTTCTTTCAAAGCTTGGTGTTGAAGTGACTGTTGCTGATGCAAGATTCTGCAAGCCCCTTGACATACAACTTCTTAGGCAATTATGCAAGAACCATTCTTTTCTAGTTACAGTCGAGGAAGGCTCTATAGGAGGATTTGCATCACATGTAGCACAGTTCCTCTCACTCGATGGGCAGCTCGATGCAGGAATCAAg TGGCGACCAATCACTTTGCCTGACAACTATATCGAGCAAGCATCACCAAAAGAGCAGCTTGCTGTTGCAGGGCTGACTGGAAATCACATTGCTGCAACTGCACTGAGTCTGCTTGGCCGTACTCGAGAAGCTCTTCTTTTGATGTGCTAA
- the LOC101260662 gene encoding protein NRT1/ PTR FAMILY 1.2, whose protein sequence is MAIIEEEEEEERLLDHLPKTYTKGGLKTMPFIIVNETLEKVASYGLQPNMVIYLMKVYNLEIATATSLLSLWSALSHGLALLGAFVSDSFLGRFTVVAIGSISSLFGMTILWLTTMVPQLRPSSCDHFDINECDRPTPAQLLVLLFSFGIIALGAGFVRPCSIAFGADQLDNKENPNNKRIMESYFNWYYATIGMSTLVATTLIVYIQDAFGWRVGFGIPAILMFFSVTAFLLGSSMYIKVSASESLFTGFFQVLVAAVRKRKIDLPVNCANYYHQSPDSESQALTSSFRCLNKACMIEDPERDINPDGFASNSWRLCSVEQVVSLKSLLRVVPMWSSNIMVQLSLNQFSFATLQTKTMDRHIFSDFEIPAGSFSVFMVITLVMWIAFYDRALVPIKARYTGQPGGLSPVLRMGIGLVLSAAAMVLSAITEGIRRGIAIDQKVPQDVPNINMSAMWFVPQYVLLGLADAFNAIGLVEFLYSELPKSMSSFVVAIFTLGMSVSGFFGSLLVNVVDNVTSYGGGVSWLSSNINNGHLDYYYWLLAFLNVVNFLYFLLIICRCNRHEREYSTQKA, encoded by the exons atgGCAATTATTgaggaggaagaggaagaagagaggTTGTTAGATCATTTGCCAAAAACTTACACAAAGGGTGGTCTCAAAACCATGCCATTCATCATAG TGAATGAAACATTGGAGAAAGTGGCAAGTTATGGGTTGCAGCCAAATATGGTGATATATTTGATGAAAGTTTATAATTTAGAAATCGCAACAGCTACAAGTTTACTGAGTTTATGGTCTGCTCTTTCCCATGGATTGGCCCTTTTGGGTGCCTTTGTTTCTGATTCATTCTTGGGTCGCTTCACTGTTGTTGCTATTGGATCTATCTCAAGCCTTTTT GGAATGACTATTCTTTGGTTAACCACTATGGTTCCACAGCTGAGGCCTTCAAGTTGTGATCATTTTGatatcaatgaatgtgatagaCCAACACCAGCACAACTCCTTgtattattgttttcttttgggaTAATTGCTCTAGGAGCTGGTTTCGTTAGACCTTGTTCTATAGCGTTTGGTGCTGATCAATTGGACAACAAAGAAAATCCAAATAATAAAAGGATTATGGAAAGTTATTTCAACTGGTACTACGCTACTATTGGAATGTCAACACTTGTTGCGACAACCTTAATTGTGTATATTCAAGATGCTTTTGGTTGGCGAGTTGGTTTCGGAATTCCTGCTATCCTTATGTTTTTCTCTGTTACAGCCTTCCTTTTGGGTTCTTCTATGTATATCAAAGTTAGTGCTAGTGAAAGTTTGTTCACTGGATTCTTTCAAGTACTTGTTGCTGctgttagaaaaagaaagatcgaTCTTCCTGTTAACTGTGCAAACTATTATCATCAATCGCCTGATTCTGAAAGTCAAGCCTTAACAAGCAGCTTTAG GTGTTTAAATAAAGCTTGCATGATTGAAGATCCTGAAAGAGATATAAATCCTGATGGATTCGCTTCAAATTCGTGGAGACTCTGTAGTGTAGAACAAGTAGTATCTTTGAAGTCTCTTCTTAGAGTTGTTCCCATGTGGTCTAGCAATATAATGGTTCAGCTGAGCTTAAACCAATTTTCATTTGCCACACTCCAAACAAAGACAATGGATAGACATATCTTCTCGGATTTTGAAATACCAGCCGGATCTTTTTCTGTCTTTATGGTAATCACTCTAGTAATGTGGATTGCCTTTTATGATCGTGCTCTCGTGCCAATAAAGGCCAGATATACAGGACAGCCAGGAGGCTTAAGCCCCGTTCTTCGTATGGGAATTGGTTTAGTTCTCTCTGCTGCAGCGATGGTACTTTCAGCGATAACAGAAGGCATAAGACGGGGCATAGCAATTGATCAGAAAGTTCCACAAGACGTTCCAAATATAAACATGTCGGCTATGTGGTTTGTTCCACAGTACGTGCTTCTTGGACTAGCTGACGCTTTCAATGCAATCGGGTTGGTAGAGTTCCTTTACTCTGAACTTCCAAAAAGCATGTCTAGTTTTGTTGTGGCTATTTTCACACTTGGAATGTCAGTATCTGGCTTTTTTGGGAGTCTTTTAGTGAATGTTGTGGATAATGTTACTTCATATGGAGGTGGTGTTAGCTGGTTGTCAAGTAATATTAACAATGGTCATTTAGATTATTACTACTGGTTACTTGCTTTTCTCAATGTTGTAAACTTCCTATATTTTCTTCTCATAATTTGTCGATGTAATCGCCATGAGCGCGAATACAGTACTCAGAAAGCTTGa